In one window of Ruminococcus hominis DNA:
- a CDS encoding PrgI family protein, with protein sequence MAYVPVPKDLTKVKTKVALNLTKRQLIFFSLAAVVGIPFYLFMRKPIGSSIAAILMVTIMLPFFFMAMYEKDGLPFEKVVANIIRQKFICPAVRPYKTENFYQEISTLVKKEGVPDGKKDKAGDSAGASVPGGKKKPSGKKKQKKQKRKRTGKA encoded by the coding sequence ATGGCGTATGTACCAGTACCAAAAGACCTTACCAAGGTCAAAACAAAAGTAGCATTAAATCTGACAAAGCGGCAGCTGATTTTCTTTTCACTTGCCGCAGTTGTGGGAATTCCGTTTTATCTGTTCATGAGAAAACCAATCGGTTCCAGTATTGCTGCCATTTTGATGGTAACGATCATGCTTCCGTTTTTCTTCATGGCAATGTATGAAAAAGACGGACTTCCCTTTGAAAAAGTGGTGGCAAATATCATTCGACAGAAGTTTATCTGTCCGGCAGTAAGACCATATAAGACAGAAAATTTTTATCAGGAGATTTCCACCCTTGTAAAAAAGGAGGGTGTGCCGGATGGCAAAAAAGACAAAGCAGGAGACTCAGCAGGAGCGTCTGTCCCTGGCGGAAAAAAGAAACCGTCAGGAAAGAAGAAACAAAAAAAGCAGAAAAGAAAGAGAACAGGAAAAGCGTAA
- a CDS encoding ATP-binding protein: MKNEIEAMITDITATTAEAEDYTGEDGLLYCGKCHTPKEAYFSKETAQWLGHDRHPAECDCHRAAREKREAAESRQKHLETVEDLKRRGFTDPAMRNWTFEHDNGRNPQTETARFYVESWETMQAENIGYLFWGGVGTGKSYLAACIANALMEKEVAVRMTNFATILGDLAASFEGRNEYISRLCSYPLLILDDFGMERGTEYGLEQVYSVIDSRYRSGKPLIATTNLTLEELQHPQDTPHARIYDRLTSMCAPVRFTGSNFRKETAQEKLERLKQLIKQRKESL, from the coding sequence ATGAAAAACGAGATTGAAGCTATGATTACGGACATTACAGCCACTACCGCCGAAGCAGAGGACTACACAGGCGAGGACGGGCTTTTATACTGCGGCAAGTGCCATACGCCAAAAGAAGCATACTTTTCAAAAGAAACCGCCCAATGGTTAGGGCATGACCGACACCCGGCAGAGTGCGACTGCCACCGGGCAGCCCGTGAAAAGCGGGAAGCCGCTGAAAGCCGACAGAAGCACCTTGAAACAGTGGAGGACTTGAAACGCCGGGGCTTTACCGACCCCGCTATGCGGAACTGGACATTTGAGCATGACAACGGCAGAAACCCACAGACCGAAACCGCCCGCTTTTATGTGGAGAGTTGGGAAACCATGCAGGCTGAAAATATCGGCTACCTGTTTTGGGGCGGCGTGGGGACAGGAAAAAGCTACCTTGCCGCCTGTATCGCCAACGCCCTTATGGAAAAAGAGGTTGCCGTTCGCATGACAAATTTTGCAACGATACTGGGTGACCTTGCCGCCAGCTTTGAGGGCAGGAACGAATATATTTCCCGCCTTTGCAGCTACCCTCTGCTGATACTTGATGATTTTGGTATGGAGCGAGGGACAGAGTACGGGCTGGAACAGGTTTACAGCGTGATTGACAGCCGTTACCGAAGCGGCAAGCCGCTGATCGCCACGACCAACCTCACGCTGGAGGAATTGCAGCACCCGCAGGACACGCCCCACGCCCGTATCTATGACAGGCTGACTTCCATGTGCGCCCCCGTCCGCTTCACGGGCAGCAACTTCCGAAAGGAAACCGCACAGGAAAAGCTGGAACGATTAAAGCAACTGATAAAGCAGCGAAAGGAGAGCCTATGA
- a CDS encoding transposon-encoded TnpW family protein yields MTETKQTSTTKTDRRPDCVTEIRMGNSVLTVSGFFKQGATDTAADKMMKVLEAEAATQKTAI; encoded by the coding sequence ATGACAGAAACCAAACAGACAAGCACCACCAAAACAGACCGCCGCCCGGACTGTGTAACGGAAATCCGCATGGGCAACTCCGTCCTTACCGTTTCCGGCTTCTTCAAGCAGGGCGCAACCGACACCGCAGCCGACAAGATGATGAAAGTGCTGGAAGCGGAAGCTGCTACACAAAAAACGGCGATTTGA
- a CDS encoding relaxase/mobilization nuclease domain-containing protein, translating to MATFKHISSKNADYGAAEAYLTFEHDEFTMKPTLDENGRLIPREDYRISSLNCGGEDFAVACMRANLRYEKNQKREDVKSHHYIISFDPRDGTDNGLTVDRAQELGEQFCKEHFPGHQALVCTHPDGHNHSGNIHVHIVINSLRIYEVPLLPYMDRPADTREGCKHRCTNAAMEYFKSEVMEMCHREGLYQIDLLSGSKERITEREYWAAKKGQLALDKENAAREAAGQPTKPTKFETDKAKLRRTIRQALSQATSFDEFSSLLLREGVTVKESRGRLSYLTPDRTKPITARKLGDDFDKATVLALLTQNARRAAEQTKAIPEYPAAVKKPSQGEKTTKTTPADNTLQRMVDREAKRAEGKGVGYDRWAAKYNLKQMAATVTAYQQYGFSSPEELDEACSAAYTAMRESLTELKQVEKTLDGKKELQRQVLAYSKTRPVRDGLKQQKNAKAKAAYRQKHESDFIIADAAARYFRENGISKLPSYKALQAEIETLIKEKNSGYNDYRAKREEYRRLQTVKGNIDQILRRERKPVKRQEQER from the coding sequence TTGGCAACATTCAAACATATCAGCTCTAAAAATGCCGACTATGGCGCAGCGGAAGCCTACCTCACATTTGAGCATGACGAGTTTACCATGAAGCCCACCCTTGATGAAAACGGGCGGCTGATACCGAGGGAGGATTACCGCATTTCTTCCCTTAACTGTGGGGGCGAAGATTTCGCTGTTGCCTGTATGCGAGCCAATCTCCGCTATGAGAAAAACCAAAAACGGGAAGATGTGAAAAGCCACCACTATATCATCAGCTTTGACCCACGGGACGGGACAGACAACGGCTTGACCGTAGACCGGGCGCAGGAGCTGGGCGAGCAGTTCTGTAAAGAGCATTTCCCCGGACACCAAGCCCTTGTATGCACCCACCCGGACGGGCATAACCACAGCGGCAATATCCATGTGCATATCGTCATCAACTCCCTGCGGATTTATGAAGTCCCGCTTCTGCCCTACATGGACAGACCAGCCGATACACGGGAGGGCTGCAAGCACCGCTGCACCAACGCCGCTATGGAATATTTCAAGAGTGAAGTCATGGAGATGTGCCACCGGGAGGGGCTTTACCAAATCGACCTCCTAAGCGGCAGCAAGGAACGGATAACGGAACGGGAATACTGGGCGGCAAAGAAAGGGCAGCTTGCCCTTGATAAAGAGAACGCCGCCAGAGAAGCCGCCGGACAGCCGACCAAGCCCACCAAGTTTGAAACGGACAAGGCGAAGCTGCGCCGGACGATACGGCAGGCACTTTCCCAAGCTACCAGCTTTGACGAGTTTTCTTCCCTTTTGCTGCGTGAGGGTGTGACTGTCAAGGAGAGTCGGGGGCGGCTTTCCTACCTCACGCCGGACAGGACAAAGCCTATCACAGCCCGGAAGCTGGGGGACGATTTTGACAAGGCTACTGTCCTTGCCCTGCTTACACAGAACGCCCGCAGAGCCGCCGAACAGACCAAAGCCATACCCGAATACCCTGCCGCAGTTAAAAAGCCGTCACAAGGGGAAAAAACCACAAAAACCACCCCGGCAGACAACACCTTGCAGCGCATGGTTGACCGGGAAGCCAAGCGAGCCGAGGGCAAGGGCGTGGGCTATGACCGCTGGGCGGCAAAGTACAATCTAAAGCAAATGGCGGCTACCGTTACCGCCTACCAGCAGTACGGCTTTTCTTCCCCGGAGGAACTGGACGAAGCCTGTTCTGCCGCCTATACCGCCATGCGGGAAAGCCTTACAGAGCTGAAGCAGGTGGAAAAGACGCTGGACGGGAAAAAGGAGCTGCAACGGCAGGTGCTTGCCTATTCCAAGACCCGCCCTGTCCGGGACGGGCTGAAACAGCAGAAAAACGCCAAAGCAAAAGCAGCCTACCGACAGAAGCACGAAAGCGACTTTATCATAGCAGACGCAGCCGCCCGTTATTTTAGGGAGAACGGCATTTCCAAGCTGCCAAGCTATAAAGCCCTGCAAGCAGAGATTGAAACCCTTATCAAAGAGAAAAACAGCGGCTACAACGATTACCGGGCAAAACGGGAGGAATACCGCCGCTTACAGACCGTCAAGGGCAATATCGACCAGATTTTACGCCGGGAGCGCAAGCCTGTGAAAAGGCAGGAACAGGAGCGATAA
- a CDS encoding HelD family protein, with product MGNNQSEREYEEIRLKQTISLAEEQLKQAKEAAEKKKSQIIEAKKEVRENATHSVTNLYTSDGFEALVELSQYMNPVTDKIVDYEEEEHRILLLENMIKSPYFARIDFKFDDEEECEKIYIGRSSLRKNSYQEMYVYDWRSPIASIFYRFMKGEAFYDAPCGRVTGELKLKRQYEIKNGVLKYFFDTDVQIVDEFLRQLLSQNTTAKMKAIVETIQQEQDAVIRDMENDLLMVQGVAGSGKTSIALHRAAYLMYQGLQTKLSANNIMIISPNTIFEQYISNVLPELGEDNVISVVFEDILKMLLKGRKIQSKNDFLEKIIAPSQYKKIYKDSIEFKASKLFGEILDKFIYDIPCQWIEFDDVYYEGTCVVNRQTLQDKILGRTETPLGIKLEQLEDYILELIFGTGKGRGHKAEKNLVKQEIQKFIKIDIFELYKTLFSNESYFFSLLQNNNSSESIKEIREYTKENLEAGCIYYDDAIAMLYLYLKIYGTNEYKNIKQVVIDEAQDYYPLQYEIFGLLFPNAKFTILGDMKQTLAKKEDISFYEEIHKILNKKKSSLIVLNKSFRCTNEILNFSLKFIEQSPQIKSFNRKGDSPEVFIADNSEVFIDKIVEEVKSCQEKGLQSIGLICKTENNSICLYNKIKHKLDIQIIRNGSAAELQGVFIIPVYMSKGLEFDAVLICDADNQNYYDEDDKNLLYVACTRALHRLSLFCEKEVSPLIYATSKHTKLAQTE from the coding sequence ATGGGAAATAATCAATCAGAAAGAGAGTACGAAGAAATAAGATTAAAGCAAACTATATCTTTAGCCGAGGAACAATTAAAACAAGCAAAAGAAGCAGCAGAAAAAAAGAAATCACAAATTATCGAAGCCAAAAAAGAAGTTCGTGAAAACGCAACACATAGTGTTACAAATCTATACACTTCTGACGGATTTGAGGCACTTGTTGAGTTAAGTCAATATATGAACCCTGTTACAGATAAAATTGTAGATTATGAAGAAGAAGAACACAGAATACTTTTACTGGAAAACATGATAAAATCACCATATTTTGCCCGTATTGATTTTAAATTTGATGATGAGGAAGAATGTGAAAAAATATATATCGGACGTTCCTCTCTACGGAAAAACAGTTATCAGGAGATGTATGTTTATGATTGGCGATCACCGATTGCAAGTATTTTTTACCGCTTTATGAAAGGAGAAGCATTTTATGACGCTCCATGCGGGCGGGTAACAGGTGAACTCAAATTAAAACGTCAGTATGAAATAAAGAATGGAGTGTTAAAGTATTTTTTTGATACAGATGTGCAGATTGTTGATGAATTTTTAAGACAACTATTATCACAGAATACCACCGCCAAAATGAAAGCGATAGTTGAAACAATACAACAAGAACAGGACGCTGTTATCAGAGATATGGAAAACGACCTGTTAATGGTGCAGGGCGTGGCAGGAAGCGGTAAAACTTCCATTGCCCTTCATCGGGCAGCTTATCTTATGTATCAAGGATTACAGACAAAGTTGTCCGCAAATAATATTATGATTATTTCCCCTAATACTATATTTGAGCAATATATTTCTAATGTGTTGCCCGAATTGGGAGAAGATAATGTTATCTCCGTTGTATTTGAGGATATTCTAAAAATGCTGTTAAAAGGCAGGAAAATTCAGTCCAAGAACGATTTTTTAGAAAAAATAATTGCTCCCTCACAATACAAAAAAATTTATAAAGACAGTATCGAGTTTAAAGCGTCAAAACTTTTTGGGGAAATATTAGACAAATTTATTTATGATATTCCATGCCAATGGATAGAATTTGATGATGTTTATTATGAAGGAACATGTGTTGTAAACAGGCAGACTCTACAAGATAAGATACTGGGAAGAACAGAAACTCCATTAGGCATAAAGTTAGAGCAATTAGAAGATTATATTTTAGAACTAATATTTGGAACAGGAAAGGGACGGGGACATAAAGCAGAAAAAAATTTAGTAAAGCAGGAAATACAAAAATTTATAAAAATTGATATATTTGAGTTGTATAAAACATTATTTAGCAATGAATCCTATTTTTTCAGTTTATTGCAAAATAATAATTCCTCAGAGAGCATAAAGGAAATCCGGGAATATACGAAAGAAAATCTGGAAGCAGGCTGTATATACTATGATGACGCAATAGCAATGCTTTATTTATATTTAAAAATATACGGAACGAATGAATATAAAAATATCAAGCAGGTTGTCATTGATGAAGCTCAAGACTATTACCCGCTTCAATATGAAATATTCGGCTTATTATTTCCAAATGCTAAATTTACAATCTTAGGGGATATGAAACAAACCCTTGCCAAAAAAGAGGATATATCTTTCTATGAAGAAATTCATAAAATACTGAATAAGAAAAAATCTTCTCTTATCGTGTTGAACAAAAGTTTCCGTTGTACGAATGAGATATTAAATTTTAGCTTAAAATTCATAGAACAAAGTCCACAGATAAAAAGTTTTAATCGGAAAGGGGATAGCCCGGAAGTATTTATTGCGGATAATTCCGAAGTCTTTATTGACAAGATTGTTGAAGAGGTAAAATCATGCCAAGAAAAAGGATTACAGTCAATAGGATTAATTTGTAAAACTGAAAATAATTCCATCTGCTTGTATAACAAAATAAAGCACAAACTAGATATACAAATAATCAGAAATGGAAGTGCAGCAGAGTTACAAGGTGTATTCATTATACCAGTATATATGTCAAAGGGGTTGGAATTTGATGCCGTCTTAATTTGTGATGCAGACAATCAAAACTACTATGATGAAGATGATAAAAATCTCTTATACGTTGCCTGTACCAGAGCACTCCATAGACTTAGCTTATTTTGTGAAAAAGAAGTTAGCCCATTGATATATGCAACTTCTAAACATACAAAACTAGCGCAGACAGAATAG
- a CDS encoding recombinase family protein, whose product MLRQTNQQPITALYPRLSHEDELQGESNSISNQKRILETYAKQNGFSNLRWYTDDGYSGANFQRPGFQAMLADIEAGKVGTVIVKDMSRLGRNYLQVGMYTEMIFPQKGVRFIAINDGVDSAQGDNDFAPLRNIFNEWLVRDTSKKIRAVKRSKGMSGKPITSKPVYGYLMDEDENFIIDEEAAPVVKQIYNLCLAGNGPTKIARMLTEQQIPTPGTLEYRRTGSTRRYHPGYECKWATNTVVHILENREYTGCLVNFKTEKLSYKVKHSVENPPEKQVIFENHHEPIIDTQTWERVQELRKQRKRPNRYDEVGLFSGILFCADCGSVMYQQRYQTDKRKQDCYICGNYKKRTHDCTAHFIRTDLLTAGVLSNLRKVTSYAAKHEARFMKLLIEQNEDGGKRRNAAKKKELEAAEKRIAELSAIFKRLYEDSVTGRISDERFTELSADYEAEQRELKERAAAIQAELSKAQEATVNAEKFMNVVRRHTSFEELTPTLLREFVEKIVVHECSYDENKTRRQDIEIYYSFVGKVDLPE is encoded by the coding sequence ATGTTAAGACAGACCAACCAACAACCAATTACCGCCCTTTACCCAAGACTTTCCCATGAGGACGAGCTGCAAGGCGAGAGCAATTCCATTTCCAATCAGAAGCGTATCCTTGAAACCTATGCGAAGCAGAACGGCTTTTCCAATCTGCGCTGGTACACGGACGACGGTTATTCTGGTGCGAACTTTCAAAGACCCGGTTTTCAAGCCATGCTTGCGGACATTGAAGCCGGAAAAGTCGGGACAGTTATCGTAAAGGATATGTCGAGGTTAGGGCGAAACTACCTGCAAGTGGGAATGTACACGGAAATGATTTTCCCACAGAAAGGCGTCCGCTTCATCGCTATCAATGACGGAGTGGACAGCGCACAGGGCGACAATGACTTTGCCCCGCTGCGGAATATCTTTAACGAATGGCTGGTGAGAGATACGAGCAAGAAAATACGGGCGGTAAAACGCTCAAAAGGCATGAGTGGCAAGCCCATCACAAGCAAGCCTGTGTATGGCTACCTCATGGACGAGGACGAAAATTTCATCATTGACGAGGAAGCTGCACCCGTAGTCAAGCAGATATACAACCTCTGTCTTGCCGGGAATGGTCCGACCAAGATAGCCCGTATGCTCACAGAGCAGCAAATCCCCACGCCGGGAACGCTGGAATACCGCAGGACGGGCAGCACCCGCCGCTACCACCCCGGCTATGAGTGCAAGTGGGCGACCAATACCGTAGTGCATATCCTTGAAAACCGGGAATACACAGGCTGTCTGGTAAATTTCAAGACAGAAAAACTTTCTTACAAAGTCAAGCACAGTGTAGAAAATCCCCCGGAAAAGCAAGTGATTTTCGAGAACCACCACGAGCCTATCATAGACACCCAGACATGGGAACGGGTGCAGGAGCTTCGCAAACAGCGCAAACGCCCAAACCGCTATGATGAAGTGGGTTTGTTCTCCGGCATACTGTTCTGTGCGGACTGCGGCAGCGTGATGTATCAGCAGCGATACCAGACGGACAAGCGCAAGCAGGACTGTTATATCTGCGGCAACTACAAGAAACGCACCCATGACTGTACGGCGCACTTTATCCGCACCGACCTCTTGACCGCTGGTGTACTCTCCAATCTGCGGAAAGTGACCAGCTATGCGGCAAAGCATGAAGCCCGGTTTATGAAACTCTTGATTGAGCAGAACGAGGACGGGGGCAAACGCAGGAACGCCGCCAAGAAAAAGGAACTGGAAGCCGCCGAGAAACGCATAGCCGAGTTATCCGCTATCTTCAAGCGGCTGTATGAGGACAGCGTGACCGGGCGCATATCAGACGAGCGTTTCACAGAACTGTCGGCAGACTATGAAGCAGAACAACGGGAGCTGAAAGAAAGAGCCGCTGCTATCCAAGCGGAGCTTTCCAAAGCACAGGAAGCCACCGTGAACGCAGAAAAGTTTATGAATGTTGTCCGGCGGCATACCAGCTTTGAAGAACTTACCCCTACTCTGCTGCGGGAGTTTGTAGAGAAAATCGTTGTGCATGAGTGCAGCTATGACGAGAACAAGACCCGCAGACAGGACATTGAGATTTATTATTCTTTTGTTGGCAAGGTGGACTTGCCCGAATAA
- a CDS encoding winged helix-turn-helix domain-containing protein: protein MDKLIIIRTDNQNNLYEQIISLITANQAKMETMSFGVFPTLFFPGLEIRQHQRRVFRDGEEINLTRLEYSTLVFLASNPGNVLTQEQIFEAVWNMDSDSCHSSVVNVIYNLRKKIEPDSKNPTYIKTVLGIGYKFASGE from the coding sequence ATGGATAAGTTAATAATAATTCGGACAGATAATCAGAACAACTTATATGAACAAATTATATCGTTAATAACTGCCAATCAAGCTAAAATGGAAACCATGTCTTTTGGTGTTTTTCCTACACTCTTTTTTCCGGGACTGGAAATAAGGCAGCACCAACGCCGGGTATTTAGGGACGGGGAGGAAATAAACCTTACCCGCCTTGAATACAGTACCCTTGTATTCCTTGCTTCCAATCCCGGCAATGTCCTCACACAAGAACAGATTTTTGAAGCCGTTTGGAACATGGATAGCGATAGCTGCCATTCAAGTGTTGTCAACGTGATTTACAACCTACGGAAAAAGATAGAGCCGGACAGCAAAAACCCCACCTACATAAAGACCGTTTTAGGCATAGGCTACAAGTTTGCTTCCGGGGAATGA
- a CDS encoding VirB6/TrbL-like conjugal transfer protein, CD1112 family, producing MNTIIERITEAIKDILIGLIKSCLDNMFTSVNEQVGTIAGQVGQTPQGWNAGIFNLIQNISQTVIVPIAGLIITFVLCYELITMVTQKNNFHEFETYNIFLWIFKAYVAIYLVTNTFNITMAVFDVGQHVVNNAAGVISGNTAVDATEAISRIVDALEDMELGDLFLLSMETMLISVTMHILSIIITVILFGRMIEIYLYTSIAPIPFATMTNKEWGNIGNNYLKGLFALAFQGFFMMVCVGIYAVLVNAMTISSDLHAAMFSVAAYTVILAFSLFKTGSLSKSIFNAH from the coding sequence ATGAACACCATCATTGAGAGAATTACGGAAGCGATAAAGGATATCCTGATCGGGCTTATCAAGTCATGTTTGGATAACATGTTCACGTCTGTCAATGAGCAGGTGGGAACCATAGCCGGGCAGGTGGGACAGACACCGCAGGGATGGAATGCAGGGATTTTTAATCTGATTCAGAATATATCCCAAACGGTGATTGTCCCCATTGCGGGACTGATCATCACCTTTGTCCTGTGCTATGAATTGATCACGATGGTAACACAGAAAAACAATTTCCATGAATTTGAGACTTACAATATTTTCCTCTGGATCTTCAAAGCGTATGTAGCTATTTATCTGGTGACAAATACGTTCAATATCACGATGGCGGTCTTTGACGTTGGCCAGCATGTGGTCAACAATGCCGCCGGGGTGATATCAGGAAACACTGCGGTGGATGCAACGGAAGCAATTTCACGGATTGTGGATGCCCTGGAGGATATGGAGTTAGGGGATTTGTTCCTGCTATCCATGGAAACGATGTTGATCAGTGTTACCATGCACATTCTGTCAATTATCATTACGGTAATCTTGTTCGGAAGAATGATAGAAATTTACCTTTATACTTCCATAGCACCAATTCCGTTTGCCACCATGACCAATAAGGAATGGGGCAATATCGGAAACAACTATTTAAAAGGCTTGTTCGCACTGGCATTTCAGGGATTCTTCATGATGGTCTGTGTGGGAATTTATGCAGTTTTAGTAAATGCAATGACCATATCCAGTGATCTTCATGCAGCTATGTTTTCAGTAGCGGCTTATACCGTGATTCTTGCATTTTCATTATTCAAGACCGGAAGCCTTAGCAAATCTATATTCAATGCCCACTAG
- a CDS encoding plasmid mobilization protein, producing MRKRYNTPHRSRVVKTRMTEEEYAEFAERLSAYNMSQAEFIRQAITGAAIRPIITVSPVNDELLAAVGKLTAEYGRIGGNLNQIARTLNEWHSPYPQLAGEVRAAVSDLAALKFEVLQKVGDAVGNIQTYQL from the coding sequence ATGCGAAAACGATACAACACACCGCACCGCAGCCGGGTAGTCAAGACACGCATGACCGAGGAAGAATACGCCGAGTTTGCGGAAAGGCTTTCTGCTTACAACATGAGCCAAGCCGAGTTTATCCGGCAAGCCATAACCGGGGCAGCCATACGCCCCATCATAACCGTTTCTCCTGTCAATGACGAGCTGCTTGCCGCTGTCGGGAAACTGACCGCCGAATACGGCAGGATCGGCGGCAACTTAAACCAGATAGCCCGGACGCTGAACGAGTGGCACAGCCCCTACCCGCAGCTTGCCGGGGAGGTGCGGGCGGCGGTTTCCGACCTTGCTGCCCTAAAGTTTGAAGTCTTGCAGAAAGTGGGTGACGCTGTTGGCAACATTCAAACATATCAGCTCTAA
- a CDS encoding phage replisome organizer N-terminal domain-containing protein, with amino-acid sequence MADNRKYYYLKLKENFFDSDSIVLLEDMKDGILYSNILLKLYLKSLKNGGKLQLDEHIPYTAQMIATLTRHQIGTVERALEIFRQLGLVEQLDSGAFYMTDIELMIGQSSTEAERKRAARLENKALLPPRTKGGHLSDIRPPEIEIELEKEIEIEKEREGETGYPAPAAYGRYNNVILTDTELSGLKTELPDKWEYYIDRLSCHIASTGKQYHSHAATIYKWAQEDAAKGKAAPKQGIPDYSCKEGESL; translated from the coding sequence ATGGCAGATAACCGCAAGTATTACTACCTCAAGCTGAAAGAGAACTTTTTTGACAGCGACTCCATTGTACTGCTGGAAGATATGAAAGACGGGATTTTATATTCCAATATTCTCTTGAAGCTGTACTTAAAATCGCTGAAAAACGGCGGGAAGTTGCAGCTTGACGAGCATATCCCCTACACAGCGCAGATGATAGCGACACTGACCCGCCACCAGATAGGGACAGTTGAGAGGGCTTTAGAGATTTTCCGGCAGTTGGGGCTTGTGGAGCAGCTTGACAGCGGGGCTTTCTATATGACCGACATTGAGCTGATGATAGGACAGTCCTCTACCGAAGCCGAGAGGAAACGGGCTGCAAGGCTGGAAAACAAGGCACTTTTACCGCCCCGGACAAAAGGCGGACATTTGTCCGACATTCGTCCACCAGAGATAGAGATAGAGTTAGAGAAAGAGATAGAGATAGAAAAAGAGAGAGAGGGAGAAACGGGATACCCCGCCCCCGCCGCTTATGGCAGATACAACAATGTGATACTGACCGATACAGAGCTTTCCGGGCTGAAAACAGAGCTGCCCGACAAGTGGGAGTATTATATTGACCGGCTTTCCTGCCATATCGCTTCCACCGGGAAGCAGTACCACAGCCATGCAGCCACCATTTACAAGTGGGCGCAGGAGGACGCTGCCAAAGGCAAGGCTGCCCCGAAACAGGGCATACCCGATTATTCATGCAAGGAGGGCGAGAGCTTATGA